In Seriola aureovittata isolate HTS-2021-v1 ecotype China chromosome 17, ASM2101889v1, whole genome shotgun sequence, a genomic segment contains:
- the mrtfbb gene encoding myocardin-related transcription factor B isoform X3, giving the protein MACLDVETPSICRVLQLCLQQRRTREQLVEQGIMPPLKTPAAFHEQIRSLERAKTGNFLKHKLCSRPERSELVRMHILQETQAEPSLQATQMKLKRARLADDLNEKIAQRPGPMELVEKNILPVDSAGEEDTNGDKVNYSKTPDVYSFDEDSSDALSPEQPSSQETPSSTSASLRESGGTEATSSSSQLNSPKQQSPPPNSQSTPDVVNLVSTNEQQSNPRASTPQPITTVVPSITPGPVLVKQSLPKIPGDKSRSKKSKEPKPWVKKLKYHQYIPPDQKQELNEVPMDSAYARLLQQQQQFLQLQILSQQQQQYNYQAVLPATVKPATEVQTSCSSVLSGNAASAPAQHRHTRPNRRPDHLPANLDEMKVAELKMELKRRSLPVSGTKTDLIERLKLYQETSAATVETTAVTTASQSESIRLTPPVSPIASKVSSLGIEDSSMADSPANLSDALSPTYAAPCVSSPQRAPQEEFPTETRSYEKDCAKDKRLHEKDSEKDKRLHEKERQIEELMRKLEQEQRLVEELKMQLEVEKRSQQGDSPPQLSPLAPIQVKEENRSPLNCSMSCSSPGLPVLVKQEEAADQSHLAAPNQFIISHQTIKQPEALQSVQAGAQILLPASLPASAVTIQLPANGIKLHPTVSSAAAGLIQTSGQVPQKIEASAALQQQCSTHTQSLTKTWRMDTTAQSLLNTFPASGCPAGAAANQPVPKGPRNKSPGPSQPPLIFQQPTFTNHVSKCKDPPRYEDAVKQTRSMLTAAQGPTAASQQMDDLFDVLIESGEISPFIRQDPPSLDKPLPVTASVTTLPINMVLSRPPPMVQVAQLPSSPLKPSTTLAALTSDTQLDTLLDCTLGADTEPQTLKLIEELHSPIDAMDVDFNENTPPSALTLHNTNIDNMDWLDLTLSVPAEGVNPLDMSTPVGVFSSDFLDPHELC; this is encoded by the exons CTCTGAAAACACCGGCGGCCTTTCATGAGCAGATTCGCAGCCTGGAGAGAGCTAAG ACCGGAAACTTCTTAAAGCACAAACTCTGCAGCAGACCCGAGCGATCTGAGCTGGTCCGTATGCACATCCTACAAG agACCCAGGCTGAGCCCTCCCTGCAGGCCACACAGATGAAGCTGAAGAGGGCCAGACTGGCTGATGATCTCAATGAGAAGATTGCACAGCGTCCTGGACCCAtggagctggtggagaagaACATCCTGCCTGTGGACTCTGCTGGCGAAGAGGACACCAATG GTGATAAGGTAAACTACTCTAAGACACCAGATGTTTACAGCTTTGATGAGGACAGCAGTGATGCCTTATCACCAGAACAGCCTTCCAGCCAGGAAACTCCCAGCTCCACCTCGGCCTCTCTAAGAGAGTCTGGAGGGACTGAGGccacttcatcctcctctcaATTAAACTCTCCCAAACAG CAATCCCCGCCACCCAACTCACAGTCCACACCAGATGTAGTCAACCTCGTCTCTACCAACGAGCAACAAAGCAATCCACGAGCATCTACACCTCAGCCAATCACCACTGTTGTCCCCAGTATCACACCAGGGCCAGTTCTTGTGAAG CAAAGCCTGCCCAAGATACCTGGCGATAAAAGCCGCAGCAAAAAGAGCAAAGAGCCCAAACCATGGGTGAAAAAGCTGAAGTACCATCAGTACATTCCTCCGGACCAGAAGCAGGAGCTCAACGAAGTGCCGATGGACTCTGCTTATGCccgcctcctgcagcagcagcagcagtttctgcagctgcagatcttaagccagcaacagcagcagtacaaCTACCAGGCTGTGCTGCCTGCCACAGTAAa ACCAGCAACTGAGGTACAAACCAGCTGTTCCAGTGTTCTGAGTGGAAACGCTGCGTCTGCCCCTGCGCAGCACCGCCACACTCGACCAAACCGCAGGCCGGATCATTTACCAGCTAATCTGGATGAGATGAAG GTGGCTGAGCTGAAAATGGAACTAAAACGCAGATCTCTGCCTGTTTCTGGGACTAAGACAGACCTGATAGAGAGGCTAAAGTTGTATCAGGAGACCTCTGCTGCTACCGTGGAAACAACAGCCGTCACAACAGCCTCACAGTCTGAAAGCATAAGGCTAACCCCACCTGTGTCCCCTATAGCCTCTAAGGTGTCCAGTCTGGGCATAGAGGACAGTAGTATGGCAGACAGTCCGGCAAATCTTTCAGATGCTCTGTCTCCAACTTACGCTGCTCCCTGTGTGAGCTCCCCTCAGAGAGCTCCACAGGAGGAGTTTCCCACAGAGACAAGGTCCTATGAGAAGGACTGTGCCAAGGACAAACGTCTGCATGAGAAGGACTCTGAAAAGGACAAACGTCTGCATGAGAAGGAGCGTCAAATCGAGGAGCTGATGAGgaagctggagcaggagcagaggcTGGTGGAGGAACTGAAGATGcagctggaggtggagaagaGGAGTCAGCAAGGAGATTCTCCACCTCAGCTCAGCCCTCTTGCTCCCATCCAGGTCAAAGAGGAAAATAGGTCCCCCTTAAACTGCTCCATGTCCTGCAGCTCTCCTGGTCTGCCAGTGTTAGTCAAACAGGAGGAGGCTGCAGATCAGAGCCACTTAGCTGCTCCAAATCAATTCATCATCAGCCATCAGACCATCAAGCAGCCTGAAGCCCTGCAGTCTGTCCAAGCTGGAGCACAGATCCTCCTGCCTGCATCCCTTCCTGCCTCAGCAGTCACTATCCAGCTCCCAGCCAACGGCATCAAATTACATCCTACTGTCAGCAGCGCAGCCGCAGGCCTCATCCAGACCTCTGGACAGGTGCCACAGAAAATAGAGGCCTCAGCAGCATTACAACAGCAATGCAGCACTCACACTCAGTCACTGACAAag ACGTGGAGGATGGATACCACAGCACAAAGCTTACTCAACACATTCCCAGCAAGTGGATGTCCTGCAGGAGCCGCTGCTAACCAGCCCGTCCCTAAAGGCCCGAGGAATAAG TCTCCCGGTCCCAGCCAGCCACCGTTGATCTTTCAGCAGCCAACATTCACAAACCATGTGTCAAAGTGTAAAGACCCACCCCGCTATGAGGATGCAGTTAAACAGACACGCAGCATGCTAACAGCTGCTcag GGTCCCACTGCAGCCAGCCAGCAGATGGATGACCTGTTTGACGTGTTGATTGAGAGCGGTG AGATCTCCCCCTTCATCAGACAGGATCCTCCCAGCCTGGACAAGCCTCTCCCTGTGACCGCCAGCGTTACCACCCTTCCTATCAACATGGTTTTATCACGCCCTCCTCCCATGGTTCAAGTGGCCCAGCTGCCTTCTTCACCCCTTAAACCCTCAACCACCTTGGCAGCACTGACTTCTGACACCCAGCTTGACACCCTCTTGGACTGCACACTAGGTGCTGACACAGAGCCACAAACACTGAAGCTGATAGAGGAGTTACACTCACCCATAGACGCCATGGATGTGgactttaatgaaaacacaccGCCCTCTGCTTTGACCTTGCATAACACCAACATTGACAATATGGACTGGCTGGACCTTACCCTGTCTGTGCCAGCAGAGGGGGTCAACCCTTTGGACATGTCAACACCAGTGGGTGTCTTCTCCTCTGACTTCCTGGACCCTCATGAACTGTGTTGA
- the mrtfbb gene encoding myocardin-related transcription factor B isoform X1, with protein sequence MGLQTWPPSKPPLSSMACLDVETPSICRGKFKSVLQLCLQQRRTREQLVEQGIMPPLKTPAAFHEQIRSLERAKTGNFLKHKLCSRPERSELVRMHILQETQAEPSLQATQMKLKRARLADDLNEKIAQRPGPMELVEKNILPVDSAGEEDTNGDKVNYSKTPDVYSFDEDSSDALSPEQPSSQETPSSTSASLRESGGTEATSSSSQLNSPKQQSPPPNSQSTPDVVNLVSTNEQQSNPRASTPQPITTVVPSITPGPVLVKQSLPKIPGDKSRSKKSKEPKPWVKKLKYHQYIPPDQKQELNEVPMDSAYARLLQQQQQFLQLQILSQQQQQYNYQAVLPATVKPATEVQTSCSSVLSGNAASAPAQHRHTRPNRRPDHLPANLDEMKVAELKMELKRRSLPVSGTKTDLIERLKLYQETSAATVETTAVTTASQSESIRLTPPVSPIASKVSSLGIEDSSMADSPANLSDALSPTYAAPCVSSPQRAPQEEFPTETRSYEKDCAKDKRLHEKDSEKDKRLHEKERQIEELMRKLEQEQRLVEELKMQLEVEKRSQQGDSPPQLSPLAPIQVKEENRSPLNCSMSCSSPGLPVLVKQEEAADQSHLAAPNQFIISHQTIKQPEALQSVQAGAQILLPASLPASAVTIQLPANGIKLHPTVSSAAAGLIQTSGQVPQKIEASAALQQQCSTHTQSLTKTWRMDTTAQSLLNTFPASGCPAGAAANQPVPKGPRNKSPGPSQPPLIFQQPTFTNHVSKCKDPPRYEDAVKQTRSMLTAAQGPTAASQQMDDLFDVLIESGEISPFIRQDPPSLDKPLPVTASVTTLPINMVLSRPPPMVQVAQLPSSPLKPSTTLAALTSDTQLDTLLDCTLGADTEPQTLKLIEELHSPIDAMDVDFNENTPPSALTLHNTNIDNMDWLDLTLSVPAEGVNPLDMSTPVGVFSSDFLDPHELC encoded by the exons CTCTGAAAACACCGGCGGCCTTTCATGAGCAGATTCGCAGCCTGGAGAGAGCTAAG ACCGGAAACTTCTTAAAGCACAAACTCTGCAGCAGACCCGAGCGATCTGAGCTGGTCCGTATGCACATCCTACAAG agACCCAGGCTGAGCCCTCCCTGCAGGCCACACAGATGAAGCTGAAGAGGGCCAGACTGGCTGATGATCTCAATGAGAAGATTGCACAGCGTCCTGGACCCAtggagctggtggagaagaACATCCTGCCTGTGGACTCTGCTGGCGAAGAGGACACCAATG GTGATAAGGTAAACTACTCTAAGACACCAGATGTTTACAGCTTTGATGAGGACAGCAGTGATGCCTTATCACCAGAACAGCCTTCCAGCCAGGAAACTCCCAGCTCCACCTCGGCCTCTCTAAGAGAGTCTGGAGGGACTGAGGccacttcatcctcctctcaATTAAACTCTCCCAAACAG CAATCCCCGCCACCCAACTCACAGTCCACACCAGATGTAGTCAACCTCGTCTCTACCAACGAGCAACAAAGCAATCCACGAGCATCTACACCTCAGCCAATCACCACTGTTGTCCCCAGTATCACACCAGGGCCAGTTCTTGTGAAG CAAAGCCTGCCCAAGATACCTGGCGATAAAAGCCGCAGCAAAAAGAGCAAAGAGCCCAAACCATGGGTGAAAAAGCTGAAGTACCATCAGTACATTCCTCCGGACCAGAAGCAGGAGCTCAACGAAGTGCCGATGGACTCTGCTTATGCccgcctcctgcagcagcagcagcagtttctgcagctgcagatcttaagccagcaacagcagcagtacaaCTACCAGGCTGTGCTGCCTGCCACAGTAAa ACCAGCAACTGAGGTACAAACCAGCTGTTCCAGTGTTCTGAGTGGAAACGCTGCGTCTGCCCCTGCGCAGCACCGCCACACTCGACCAAACCGCAGGCCGGATCATTTACCAGCTAATCTGGATGAGATGAAG GTGGCTGAGCTGAAAATGGAACTAAAACGCAGATCTCTGCCTGTTTCTGGGACTAAGACAGACCTGATAGAGAGGCTAAAGTTGTATCAGGAGACCTCTGCTGCTACCGTGGAAACAACAGCCGTCACAACAGCCTCACAGTCTGAAAGCATAAGGCTAACCCCACCTGTGTCCCCTATAGCCTCTAAGGTGTCCAGTCTGGGCATAGAGGACAGTAGTATGGCAGACAGTCCGGCAAATCTTTCAGATGCTCTGTCTCCAACTTACGCTGCTCCCTGTGTGAGCTCCCCTCAGAGAGCTCCACAGGAGGAGTTTCCCACAGAGACAAGGTCCTATGAGAAGGACTGTGCCAAGGACAAACGTCTGCATGAGAAGGACTCTGAAAAGGACAAACGTCTGCATGAGAAGGAGCGTCAAATCGAGGAGCTGATGAGgaagctggagcaggagcagaggcTGGTGGAGGAACTGAAGATGcagctggaggtggagaagaGGAGTCAGCAAGGAGATTCTCCACCTCAGCTCAGCCCTCTTGCTCCCATCCAGGTCAAAGAGGAAAATAGGTCCCCCTTAAACTGCTCCATGTCCTGCAGCTCTCCTGGTCTGCCAGTGTTAGTCAAACAGGAGGAGGCTGCAGATCAGAGCCACTTAGCTGCTCCAAATCAATTCATCATCAGCCATCAGACCATCAAGCAGCCTGAAGCCCTGCAGTCTGTCCAAGCTGGAGCACAGATCCTCCTGCCTGCATCCCTTCCTGCCTCAGCAGTCACTATCCAGCTCCCAGCCAACGGCATCAAATTACATCCTACTGTCAGCAGCGCAGCCGCAGGCCTCATCCAGACCTCTGGACAGGTGCCACAGAAAATAGAGGCCTCAGCAGCATTACAACAGCAATGCAGCACTCACACTCAGTCACTGACAAag ACGTGGAGGATGGATACCACAGCACAAAGCTTACTCAACACATTCCCAGCAAGTGGATGTCCTGCAGGAGCCGCTGCTAACCAGCCCGTCCCTAAAGGCCCGAGGAATAAG TCTCCCGGTCCCAGCCAGCCACCGTTGATCTTTCAGCAGCCAACATTCACAAACCATGTGTCAAAGTGTAAAGACCCACCCCGCTATGAGGATGCAGTTAAACAGACACGCAGCATGCTAACAGCTGCTcag GGTCCCACTGCAGCCAGCCAGCAGATGGATGACCTGTTTGACGTGTTGATTGAGAGCGGTG AGATCTCCCCCTTCATCAGACAGGATCCTCCCAGCCTGGACAAGCCTCTCCCTGTGACCGCCAGCGTTACCACCCTTCCTATCAACATGGTTTTATCACGCCCTCCTCCCATGGTTCAAGTGGCCCAGCTGCCTTCTTCACCCCTTAAACCCTCAACCACCTTGGCAGCACTGACTTCTGACACCCAGCTTGACACCCTCTTGGACTGCACACTAGGTGCTGACACAGAGCCACAAACACTGAAGCTGATAGAGGAGTTACACTCACCCATAGACGCCATGGATGTGgactttaatgaaaacacaccGCCCTCTGCTTTGACCTTGCATAACACCAACATTGACAATATGGACTGGCTGGACCTTACCCTGTCTGTGCCAGCAGAGGGGGTCAACCCTTTGGACATGTCAACACCAGTGGGTGTCTTCTCCTCTGACTTCCTGGACCCTCATGAACTGTGTTGA
- the LOC130185708 gene encoding uncharacterized protein LOC130185708 — protein sequence MTSSEKDLKKISSELNHLSLKRQQLLERKKILSIFQELRNRAEFGQTEEAASNQSEIDNIDDKLKQLTERKAELQKSRDTLLSGNDKMKCTKEVTFKSTQKNECGDPDLATGINIFYVEAPPMIPAPKVILDVENLPPCPSRTQCPECRQFVMTETFTSVSSVTWLVCVMTALIGCVAGCCLIPFCLDSFKSTTHRCPKCRTSISTIKKL from the exons ATGACGTCTTCAGAGAAAGATCTGAAGAAGATCTCCTCAGAGCTGAACCACCTTTCACTCAAAAGGCAGCAACTtctggagaggaagaaaatccTGAGCATATTTCAGGAATTAAGGAATCGTGCTGAATTTGGACAAACAG aGGAGGCAGCCTCAAATCAGTCTGAGATTGACAACATCgatgacaaactgaaacaacTGACTGAAAGAAAGGCTGAGCTCCAGAAAAGCCGTGACACCCTCCTCAGTGGCAATGATAAGATGAAATGCACTAAAG AGGTTACGTTCAAGTCCACTCAGAAGAATGAGTGTGGTGATCCTGATCTTGCTACTGGCATAAATATTTTCTATGTTGAGGCTCCACCTATGATCCCTG CCCCTAAAGTGATTCTGGACGTGGAAAACCTTCCCCCGTGTCCATCCAGGACACAGTGCCCAGAGTGTCGGCAGTTCGTCATGACAGAGACTTTCACCTCAGTCAGCAGTGTGACCTGGCTGGTGTGTGTCATGACAGCTTTGATTGG CTGTGTGGCTGGTTGTTGCCTCATTCCCTTCTGCCTCGATTCGTTTAAATCTACCACACACAGATGTCCAAAGTGTCGAACATCAATCAGCACTATTAAAAAGCTCTGA
- the mrtfbb gene encoding myocardin-related transcription factor B isoform X2, with protein MGLQTWPPSKPPLSSMACLDVETPSICRVLQLCLQQRRTREQLVEQGIMPPLKTPAAFHEQIRSLERAKTGNFLKHKLCSRPERSELVRMHILQETQAEPSLQATQMKLKRARLADDLNEKIAQRPGPMELVEKNILPVDSAGEEDTNGDKVNYSKTPDVYSFDEDSSDALSPEQPSSQETPSSTSASLRESGGTEATSSSSQLNSPKQQSPPPNSQSTPDVVNLVSTNEQQSNPRASTPQPITTVVPSITPGPVLVKQSLPKIPGDKSRSKKSKEPKPWVKKLKYHQYIPPDQKQELNEVPMDSAYARLLQQQQQFLQLQILSQQQQQYNYQAVLPATVKPATEVQTSCSSVLSGNAASAPAQHRHTRPNRRPDHLPANLDEMKVAELKMELKRRSLPVSGTKTDLIERLKLYQETSAATVETTAVTTASQSESIRLTPPVSPIASKVSSLGIEDSSMADSPANLSDALSPTYAAPCVSSPQRAPQEEFPTETRSYEKDCAKDKRLHEKDSEKDKRLHEKERQIEELMRKLEQEQRLVEELKMQLEVEKRSQQGDSPPQLSPLAPIQVKEENRSPLNCSMSCSSPGLPVLVKQEEAADQSHLAAPNQFIISHQTIKQPEALQSVQAGAQILLPASLPASAVTIQLPANGIKLHPTVSSAAAGLIQTSGQVPQKIEASAALQQQCSTHTQSLTKTWRMDTTAQSLLNTFPASGCPAGAAANQPVPKGPRNKSPGPSQPPLIFQQPTFTNHVSKCKDPPRYEDAVKQTRSMLTAAQGPTAASQQMDDLFDVLIESGEISPFIRQDPPSLDKPLPVTASVTTLPINMVLSRPPPMVQVAQLPSSPLKPSTTLAALTSDTQLDTLLDCTLGADTEPQTLKLIEELHSPIDAMDVDFNENTPPSALTLHNTNIDNMDWLDLTLSVPAEGVNPLDMSTPVGVFSSDFLDPHELC; from the exons CTCTGAAAACACCGGCGGCCTTTCATGAGCAGATTCGCAGCCTGGAGAGAGCTAAG ACCGGAAACTTCTTAAAGCACAAACTCTGCAGCAGACCCGAGCGATCTGAGCTGGTCCGTATGCACATCCTACAAG agACCCAGGCTGAGCCCTCCCTGCAGGCCACACAGATGAAGCTGAAGAGGGCCAGACTGGCTGATGATCTCAATGAGAAGATTGCACAGCGTCCTGGACCCAtggagctggtggagaagaACATCCTGCCTGTGGACTCTGCTGGCGAAGAGGACACCAATG GTGATAAGGTAAACTACTCTAAGACACCAGATGTTTACAGCTTTGATGAGGACAGCAGTGATGCCTTATCACCAGAACAGCCTTCCAGCCAGGAAACTCCCAGCTCCACCTCGGCCTCTCTAAGAGAGTCTGGAGGGACTGAGGccacttcatcctcctctcaATTAAACTCTCCCAAACAG CAATCCCCGCCACCCAACTCACAGTCCACACCAGATGTAGTCAACCTCGTCTCTACCAACGAGCAACAAAGCAATCCACGAGCATCTACACCTCAGCCAATCACCACTGTTGTCCCCAGTATCACACCAGGGCCAGTTCTTGTGAAG CAAAGCCTGCCCAAGATACCTGGCGATAAAAGCCGCAGCAAAAAGAGCAAAGAGCCCAAACCATGGGTGAAAAAGCTGAAGTACCATCAGTACATTCCTCCGGACCAGAAGCAGGAGCTCAACGAAGTGCCGATGGACTCTGCTTATGCccgcctcctgcagcagcagcagcagtttctgcagctgcagatcttaagccagcaacagcagcagtacaaCTACCAGGCTGTGCTGCCTGCCACAGTAAa ACCAGCAACTGAGGTACAAACCAGCTGTTCCAGTGTTCTGAGTGGAAACGCTGCGTCTGCCCCTGCGCAGCACCGCCACACTCGACCAAACCGCAGGCCGGATCATTTACCAGCTAATCTGGATGAGATGAAG GTGGCTGAGCTGAAAATGGAACTAAAACGCAGATCTCTGCCTGTTTCTGGGACTAAGACAGACCTGATAGAGAGGCTAAAGTTGTATCAGGAGACCTCTGCTGCTACCGTGGAAACAACAGCCGTCACAACAGCCTCACAGTCTGAAAGCATAAGGCTAACCCCACCTGTGTCCCCTATAGCCTCTAAGGTGTCCAGTCTGGGCATAGAGGACAGTAGTATGGCAGACAGTCCGGCAAATCTTTCAGATGCTCTGTCTCCAACTTACGCTGCTCCCTGTGTGAGCTCCCCTCAGAGAGCTCCACAGGAGGAGTTTCCCACAGAGACAAGGTCCTATGAGAAGGACTGTGCCAAGGACAAACGTCTGCATGAGAAGGACTCTGAAAAGGACAAACGTCTGCATGAGAAGGAGCGTCAAATCGAGGAGCTGATGAGgaagctggagcaggagcagaggcTGGTGGAGGAACTGAAGATGcagctggaggtggagaagaGGAGTCAGCAAGGAGATTCTCCACCTCAGCTCAGCCCTCTTGCTCCCATCCAGGTCAAAGAGGAAAATAGGTCCCCCTTAAACTGCTCCATGTCCTGCAGCTCTCCTGGTCTGCCAGTGTTAGTCAAACAGGAGGAGGCTGCAGATCAGAGCCACTTAGCTGCTCCAAATCAATTCATCATCAGCCATCAGACCATCAAGCAGCCTGAAGCCCTGCAGTCTGTCCAAGCTGGAGCACAGATCCTCCTGCCTGCATCCCTTCCTGCCTCAGCAGTCACTATCCAGCTCCCAGCCAACGGCATCAAATTACATCCTACTGTCAGCAGCGCAGCCGCAGGCCTCATCCAGACCTCTGGACAGGTGCCACAGAAAATAGAGGCCTCAGCAGCATTACAACAGCAATGCAGCACTCACACTCAGTCACTGACAAag ACGTGGAGGATGGATACCACAGCACAAAGCTTACTCAACACATTCCCAGCAAGTGGATGTCCTGCAGGAGCCGCTGCTAACCAGCCCGTCCCTAAAGGCCCGAGGAATAAG TCTCCCGGTCCCAGCCAGCCACCGTTGATCTTTCAGCAGCCAACATTCACAAACCATGTGTCAAAGTGTAAAGACCCACCCCGCTATGAGGATGCAGTTAAACAGACACGCAGCATGCTAACAGCTGCTcag GGTCCCACTGCAGCCAGCCAGCAGATGGATGACCTGTTTGACGTGTTGATTGAGAGCGGTG AGATCTCCCCCTTCATCAGACAGGATCCTCCCAGCCTGGACAAGCCTCTCCCTGTGACCGCCAGCGTTACCACCCTTCCTATCAACATGGTTTTATCACGCCCTCCTCCCATGGTTCAAGTGGCCCAGCTGCCTTCTTCACCCCTTAAACCCTCAACCACCTTGGCAGCACTGACTTCTGACACCCAGCTTGACACCCTCTTGGACTGCACACTAGGTGCTGACACAGAGCCACAAACACTGAAGCTGATAGAGGAGTTACACTCACCCATAGACGCCATGGATGTGgactttaatgaaaacacaccGCCCTCTGCTTTGACCTTGCATAACACCAACATTGACAATATGGACTGGCTGGACCTTACCCTGTCTGTGCCAGCAGAGGGGGTCAACCCTTTGGACATGTCAACACCAGTGGGTGTCTTCTCCTCTGACTTCCTGGACCCTCATGAACTGTGTTGA